From one Bacteroides fragilis NCTC 9343 genomic stretch:
- a CDS encoding condensin complex protein MksE yields MIKQTAEIFEILSKGGFISSDSTNPNIRQLYTVIEDNQSELYDFFAAINFVLESGNEYYYFSRRENKVDLERKLEIAVRWIDVLDFIKTYDAAFSSGFRFQPADMVVKVGTDLELKEKLTGLKKLTGREKHEEMIDKIVNDLKRDGFIELENEITSTYKVVAAFGYLEELVACINIPEEIQNEIPE; encoded by the coding sequence AGTAAAGGAGGATTTATCTCTTCCGATAGTACCAATCCCAACATCCGGCAACTTTATACGGTGATTGAAGACAACCAGTCGGAGTTGTACGACTTCTTTGCCGCCATCAACTTCGTGCTCGAAAGCGGAAACGAATACTATTATTTTTCCCGTCGCGAGAATAAAGTCGACTTGGAACGTAAGTTGGAGATTGCTGTCCGTTGGATTGATGTACTCGACTTTATCAAGACTTATGACGCGGCCTTTTCATCCGGATTCCGTTTTCAGCCGGCCGATATGGTTGTGAAAGTGGGAACCGACTTAGAGTTGAAAGAGAAGCTTACCGGCCTGAAAAAGCTTACCGGACGGGAAAAGCATGAAGAGATGATTGACAAAATAGTAAACGACCTGAAACGTGACGGCTTTATTGAACTGGAAAATGAGATTACTTCCACCTATAAGGTAGTGGCGGCTTTCGGCTATCTGGAAGAGTTGGTCGCTTGCATTAACATACCAGAAGAGATACAGAATGAGATACCTGAATAA
- a CDS encoding ATP-binding protein yields MRYLNKIIFINSARIQYAEIQIDGNVHFIGTQGVGKSTALRALLFFYNADKTKLGISKEKKSFDEYYFPYVNSYIIYEVVVDDASYCVLAFRSQGRVCFRFLGTGYKKEYFISPEGKAYEEWDQIRDALGSFVYKSRRIETYEEYRDIIFGNGRGLPPEFRKFAITESRQYQNIPRTIQNVFLNSKLDAEFIKQTIIMSLNEEDVRIDLGQYAHHLRRFDEEVTDISKWFRKNKNGEVTVRRQADRVIELYREMHYLEQQARTLAGELNYAFRTAREVLPSLQKQKEELLKEVAKEKRQLEELSGKFQSERDRLLGVVKVQNENLKTARERKERYESQDIHHVRERVNAESEAVLHKQMLEEQLTMLTARFDDINSQYKLLKEQAASAFERFRNGKNAELNTLHLRAIERKEAIRKEFDKILKEVREQEVGKLTLLREQTEKKKEGIYQLKMEREKCLHRTLYEEELQACRTERAALEKENHEHRLKQKEAEQQMELVRRRWELDQTACEQQFTARQKDIEQQITLAKERVAEIDRLLDNRQGSFYEWLSQNCQGWEDTIGKVVDEKQVLFSKELKPQSVPDAGQDSFYGIKLDLSAIRKEVKSVQEYAADQEIAGKEVSEWQQQLEKLGEEKEKELALIRKRHQATLSTCKEDVAQSTYCMEQNDKRIRFLKADEIRWEQKAGEEKRVLLEQLDKQLAEATRSLQGTVAELEQFNHLLETRVRQKEKERNQRMQEEDALIRNKQEEIHLSIASEKQKTDELLATMDKDLLHELSGKGVDTERITALRNEVARTEQELVFIDQHRRLVYDYEKDKREFFDRMDEFRNEKQLAEKELEGEKEKFRLKEEELNLKVTGLNKQLAETNTRLKHLDEDIRETENFKTLNICPPVLQTGVETENAKRCKKVIEELTQNHYRQIEQEKDFREAVGRFSGNFSEQNTFNFRTRLTKREEFMTFAADLKEFIDNDKIIDFERRSNEAYTDLIHRIGKETTDMLSKEGLIRKTISDINSDFVERNFAGVIKSIALQIVPSGNRIMQHFVTIKEFCDRNQPGGPGMFSLFGQEDFVERNRQAVSLLQSLVKELALNKEKELTLSDTFELQFRIVENDNDSGWVEKLANVGSDGTDILVKAMINIMLLNVFKEKASHQFNDFKLHCMMDEIGKLHPNNIKGILDFANNRNIILVNSSPTSYRASDYKYTYILNKDKRNITSVTRLIKQEVRE; encoded by the coding sequence ATGAGATACCTGAATAAGATTATTTTTATCAATAGTGCCCGTATCCAATATGCCGAAATACAGATAGACGGCAATGTTCATTTTATCGGTACACAGGGAGTGGGGAAAAGTACGGCGTTGCGTGCATTACTCTTCTTTTACAATGCCGATAAGACAAAGCTGGGCATTTCAAAAGAGAAAAAGAGTTTTGATGAATACTATTTTCCGTACGTCAATTCATACATTATTTATGAAGTGGTGGTGGATGATGCTTCGTATTGCGTATTGGCTTTCCGTTCGCAGGGAAGGGTCTGCTTCCGCTTTCTGGGCACGGGCTATAAGAAAGAATATTTCATTTCACCCGAGGGAAAAGCATACGAAGAGTGGGATCAGATACGTGATGCGCTTGGCAGTTTTGTCTATAAGAGCCGTCGTATAGAGACGTATGAGGAGTATCGAGACATTATTTTCGGTAATGGCCGGGGGCTTCCTCCGGAGTTTCGGAAGTTTGCTATTACCGAAAGCCGGCAGTACCAGAATATACCTCGGACGATTCAGAATGTTTTTCTGAACTCAAAACTTGATGCAGAGTTTATCAAGCAAACCATTATCATGTCTCTGAACGAAGAAGATGTGCGTATCGATCTGGGGCAGTATGCCCATCATCTGCGCCGGTTCGATGAAGAAGTGACCGACATCAGTAAGTGGTTTCGGAAAAATAAGAACGGTGAGGTAACTGTCCGCAGGCAAGCCGACCGGGTGATTGAACTTTATCGGGAAATGCATTATCTGGAGCAACAGGCCCGTACATTGGCCGGAGAATTGAATTACGCTTTTCGGACAGCGCGGGAAGTACTCCCTTCTCTGCAAAAACAGAAAGAAGAGCTGTTGAAAGAAGTGGCAAAGGAGAAACGCCAGTTGGAAGAACTTTCCGGGAAATTTCAGAGTGAGCGTGACCGATTGTTGGGAGTGGTCAAAGTGCAGAACGAAAATCTGAAAACAGCACGGGAGCGAAAAGAACGGTACGAATCGCAGGATATTCATCATGTACGGGAACGGGTGAATGCGGAGTCCGAAGCTGTGCTTCACAAGCAAATGCTGGAAGAGCAGCTGACCATGCTGACTGCACGCTTTGACGACATCAACAGCCAGTATAAACTGCTGAAAGAACAGGCGGCCAGTGCCTTTGAGCGTTTCCGTAACGGGAAAAACGCCGAGTTGAATACCCTCCATCTGCGTGCCATCGAGCGTAAGGAAGCCATACGTAAGGAGTTCGATAAAATATTGAAAGAGGTAAGGGAACAGGAAGTTGGGAAACTGACCCTTCTGCGTGAGCAGACAGAAAAGAAAAAGGAAGGCATCTATCAGTTGAAAATGGAACGGGAGAAGTGTTTGCACCGGACTCTTTATGAAGAGGAGTTGCAAGCCTGCCGGACGGAGCGTGCCGCACTGGAAAAGGAGAACCATGAGCATAGGCTGAAGCAGAAAGAAGCTGAACAACAGATGGAGCTGGTGCGCCGCCGGTGGGAATTGGATCAGACTGCCTGTGAGCAGCAGTTCACTGCCCGCCAAAAGGATATCGAACAGCAGATTACACTTGCTAAAGAGAGGGTAGCGGAGATAGACCGTTTGCTCGACAACCGTCAGGGTTCATTCTATGAATGGCTGAGTCAGAACTGTCAGGGGTGGGAAGATACCATTGGCAAGGTCGTGGACGAGAAACAGGTTTTGTTCAGCAAGGAACTGAAGCCTCAGTCTGTTCCGGATGCCGGTCAAGACTCTTTCTATGGCATTAAACTCGACCTCTCGGCTATCCGTAAGGAGGTGAAAAGTGTACAAGAGTATGCGGCGGATCAGGAAATAGCCGGTAAGGAAGTATCAGAGTGGCAACAGCAGCTTGAGAAGTTGGGAGAGGAAAAAGAAAAGGAACTGGCCTTGATTCGGAAAAGACATCAGGCCACGCTTAGTACCTGTAAGGAGGATGTGGCTCAATCCACTTATTGTATGGAGCAGAACGATAAGCGTATCCGGTTCCTGAAAGCGGATGAAATCAGGTGGGAACAGAAGGCAGGGGAGGAGAAGCGTGTCCTGCTGGAACAATTGGATAAACAGTTGGCCGAGGCTACCCGTAGCCTGCAGGGGACAGTGGCGGAATTGGAACAGTTCAATCATCTGCTCGAAACTCGTGTACGTCAAAAGGAGAAGGAACGTAACCAGAGAATGCAAGAAGAGGATGCCCTGATCCGTAACAAACAAGAAGAAATTCACCTGTCCATTGCTTCCGAAAAGCAGAAAACCGATGAACTGCTGGCAACCATGGACAAAGACTTGCTGCACGAACTCTCCGGGAAAGGAGTGGATACGGAGCGTATCACTGCTTTGCGTAATGAAGTGGCCCGTACGGAACAGGAGCTGGTGTTTATTGACCAACATCGTCGCCTGGTCTACGATTACGAGAAGGACAAGAGAGAATTCTTTGACCGGATGGACGAATTCAGAAACGAAAAGCAGTTGGCCGAGAAAGAACTGGAAGGCGAGAAAGAAAAGTTCCGTTTGAAAGAGGAAGAATTGAATCTGAAAGTGACGGGACTGAACAAGCAGCTGGCTGAGACAAACACCCGCCTGAAACATTTGGACGAGGATATTCGGGAGACGGAGAACTTCAAAACGCTCAATATCTGTCCGCCTGTGTTACAAACGGGGGTGGAAACAGAGAATGCCAAGCGCTGTAAGAAGGTGATTGAGGAACTGACTCAAAACCATTACCGGCAGATTGAACAGGAAAAAGATTTCAGGGAGGCCGTCGGTCGGTTTTCCGGTAATTTTTCCGAGCAGAATACGTTCAATTTCCGTACGCGGCTTACGAAGCGGGAAGAGTTTATGACTTTTGCCGCCGATCTGAAAGAATTTATTGATAATGATAAGATTATTGATTTTGAACGTCGTTCAAACGAGGCATACACCGACTTGATTCATCGGATTGGAAAAGAAACGACGGACATGCTTTCAAAAGAGGGACTGATTCGTAAGACCATAAGCGATATCAACAGTGACTTTGTGGAACGCAATTTTGCCGGAGTTATCAAGAGTATAGCCTTGCAGATTGTGCCGAGCGGTAATCGTATCATGCAACATTTTGTCACGATCAAAGAGTTCTGCGACCGGAATCAGCCGGGTGGCCCGGGCATGTTCAGCCTGTTCGGACAAGAGGATTTTGTAGAACGGAATCGGCAGGCGGTAAGTTTATTGCAGTCATTGGTGAAAGAACTGGCATTGAATAAAGAAAAAGAACTTACCCTTTCCGATACCTTCGAACTCCAGTTCCGTATTGTGGAGAACGACAACGATAGCGGATGGGTGGAGAAACTGGCAAACGTGGGTTCCGATGGAACGGATATCCTGGTGAAGGCCATGATTAATATCATGTTACTAAATGTGTTTAAGGAGAAAGCATCGCATCAGTTCAACGACTTTAAGTTGCACTGTATGATGGATGAAATCGGAAAACTTCACCCTAATAATATTAAGGGGATTCTGGACTTTGCCAATAACCGGAATATTATCCTGGTGAATAGTTCGCCTACCTCTTATCGGGCAAGCGATTATAAATATACTTATATTCTGAACAAGGATAAGCGGAACATCACAAGTGTGACACGGTTGATAAAGCAGGAAGTGAGGGAATAA